A window from Gottschalkiaceae bacterium SANA encodes these proteins:
- a CDS encoding thiolase yields MSKGKVAIIGVGNVPCGYYPERSALEGAIYASVGAIKDAGINKDDIDLCLTTSVLADPGGLTVELATGRMVEELGLKNCNNNFQVFSGGSSSTNCIKVAEGMIAAGTASMVLCVHTDKLGSGFDHLGIDVQQIFTTAGFSPEWEQPFGMSMHAITTMGLNRYVYESNGKVTDEQLASVAVSDRKWAEMNPMAAYRDPITVEDVLNSGKLPSGMNKLEIANFLDGSNAFIVTSVDLAEKLVDKPVYVWGSGSVVDHCLIASSDDCFRQNNREASTKAFNEAGLVIDDLDFASIYDFTTSAQVYGFEEVCFLETGDGPAFFAEGHGAPGGKFPVTTNGGMLSEGHTGAGGGYATLVETIRQLMGKAGERQIPNCKKGLYNTSGGTGGDSNVTIFGTDRPE; encoded by the coding sequence ATGAGTAAAGGGAAGGTCGCAATAATCGGCGTGGGTAATGTACCATGTGGCTATTACCCTGAACGAAGTGCACTTGAAGGGGCAATTTACGCAAGTGTTGGGGCAATCAAGGATGCTGGAATCAACAAGGATGATATTGATCTTTGTTTGACGACAAGTGTTTTGGCAGATCCAGGCGGGTTGACAGTTGAACTTGCAACAGGCCGTATGGTTGAGGAACTGGGATTGAAAAATTGTAATAACAATTTTCAAGTATTTTCAGGGGGCTCAAGCAGTACGAACTGCATCAAAGTTGCTGAGGGCATGATTGCAGCAGGAACGGCGAGTATGGTTCTTTGTGTTCATACGGATAAGTTGGGTTCCGGTTTTGATCACTTAGGGATTGATGTTCAGCAGATTTTTACAACGGCAGGATTCTCCCCAGAATGGGAGCAACCCTTTGGTATGAGCATGCATGCGATTACAACAATGGGACTGAATCGCTATGTATATGAGAGCAATGGAAAGGTAACAGATGAACAACTTGCATCTGTTGCGGTTTCGGACCGGAAGTGGGCAGAAATGAATCCGATGGCTGCTTATCGTGATCCAATTACGGTAGAAGACGTTTTAAATTCAGGGAAATTACCTTCAGGTATGAATAAGCTTGAGATCGCGAATTTTCTGGATGGTTCTAATGCATTTATTGTTACTTCTGTAGATCTGGCAGAAAAACTTGTTGATAAGCCAGTTTACGTTTGGGGAAGTGGTTCGGTAGTCGACCATTGTCTAATTGCTTCATCGGATGACTGTTTTAGACAAAACAACCGAGAAGCTTCGACAAAGGCATTCAATGAGGCAGGTCTTGTAATTGATGATTTGGATTTTGCTTCGATTTACGACTTTACGACATCTGCTCAAGTTTATGGATTTGAAGAAGTATGTTTCCTTGAAACCGGCGATGGTCCGGCTTTCTTTGCAGAAGGTCATGGGGCACCGGGCGGTAAGTTTCCTGTTACAACGAACGGGGGCATGTTGTCTGAAGGGCATACAGGAGCCGGTGGCGGTTATGCCACTTTGGTTGAAACGATCCGACAACTGATGGGGAAAGCTGGCGAACGGCAAATCCCGAATTGCAAAAAGGGTCTTTATAATACCAGTGGTGGTACTGGTGGAGATTCAAATGTTACGATTTTTGGAACTGATCGGCCAGAGTAG
- a CDS encoding 2-oxoacid:acceptor oxidoreductase family protein — protein sequence MIEIRWHGRGGQGAKTAALLLADVAFETGRYVQGFPEYGPERMGAPITAYNRIDEDPIRVHSNIYDPNFVVVIDDTLIEPAQVAKGIKDGGAILINSKKSRDEIQALLGDYQGRFTVIDAEKISVATIGKNFPNIPMLSALVKIAGIMDETEFVSGIEASFHHKFSSKPEVIAGNMAAVKLTLQEVNA from the coding sequence GTGATAGAGATTCGATGGCACGGACGAGGTGGACAAGGCGCAAAAACAGCTGCGCTTTTGCTTGCTGATGTTGCATTTGAAACGGGTAGATACGTTCAGGGATTTCCTGAGTACGGCCCAGAGCGGATGGGGGCACCCATTACGGCCTACAACCGCATTGATGAAGACCCAATTCGGGTACATTCCAATATCTATGACCCCAATTTTGTTGTGGTGATTGATGACACCTTGATTGAACCGGCACAGGTTGCCAAGGGCATTAAGGACGGTGGGGCCATTCTCATCAACAGCAAGAAATCTCGTGATGAGATTCAAGCCCTTTTAGGCGATTATCAGGGACGGTTTACGGTCATTGATGCGGAGAAAATTTCCGTGGCGACCATTGGCAAGAATTTTCCAAATATCCCCATGCTGTCAGCCCTGGTTAAGATCGCTGGAATCATGGACGAAACCGAGTTTGTTTCAGGCATTGAAGCCTCTTTCCACCATAAATTTTCTTCCAAGCCGGAAGTGATTGCGGGAAATATGGCAGCCGTGAAATTAACCCTACAAGAGGTGAATGCGTAA
- a CDS encoding thiamine pyrophosphate-dependent enzyme: MYNFKDNMSKPERLSGGHRMCAGCGAPVAVRGILRAMKPEDQAVIGCATGCLEVSTFMYPYTAWKDPFIHNAFENASATVSGAEAAYKAMKRKGKIDKEVKFITFGGDGSSYDIGFQSLSGAMERGHDMVYVCYDNNAYMNTGIQRSSATPKYADTTTTPVGSDSNGKQQYRKDLTEIMVSHHIPYVAQTTFLTNMKDLHEKAEKAIYMQGPAFLNVLAPCPRGWRYEASRLMEVTKLAVDTCVWPMFEVINGVWHLSYEPKVKKPVEDYLKVQGRFKHLFLPENRHLIDEIQAEVDKNWEELKKKCNA, from the coding sequence ATGTATAATTTTAAAGACAATATGAGCAAACCAGAACGTCTCTCTGGCGGACACCGCATGTGTGCCGGCTGCGGCGCACCGGTAGCGGTTCGGGGAATTCTTCGGGCCATGAAACCAGAAGATCAAGCGGTGATTGGCTGTGCGACAGGTTGCTTGGAAGTTTCGACTTTTATGTATCCCTATACAGCTTGGAAAGATCCCTTTATCCATAACGCTTTTGAGAATGCATCGGCAACCGTAAGTGGGGCGGAAGCAGCCTACAAGGCCATGAAAAGAAAAGGCAAGATTGACAAAGAAGTGAAGTTCATCACCTTTGGTGGTGACGGTTCTTCCTATGACATTGGTTTTCAATCCTTGTCGGGTGCCATGGAACGGGGCCATGACATGGTCTACGTCTGCTACGACAACAATGCCTATATGAACACGGGTATTCAGCGTTCTTCAGCAACACCCAAGTACGCCGATACCACAACAACCCCTGTTGGATCGGATTCCAACGGCAAGCAACAATACAGAAAAGATTTGACTGAGATTATGGTTTCACACCATATCCCATATGTAGCTCAAACCACCTTTTTGACGAATATGAAAGATCTGCATGAAAAGGCTGAGAAGGCCATCTACATGCAGGGCCCCGCATTCCTTAACGTCTTAGCGCCTTGCCCGCGTGGATGGCGTTATGAAGCTTCCCGCTTGATGGAGGTGACCAAGCTGGCTGTAGACACCTGTGTATGGCCAATGTTTGAGGTAATTAATGGTGTATGGCACTTAAGCTATGAACCCAAGGTGAAGAAACCGGTTGAGGACTACCTAAAAGTACAGGGACGCTTCAAGCATCTGTTCTTACCAGAGAACCGCCACTTGATCGACGAAATTCAGGCAGAAGTCGACAAAAACTGGGAAGAACTGAAGAAAAAGTGTAACGCCTAA
- a CDS encoding dicarboxylate/amino acid:cation symporter: MSATITKQSVFKTYKSVILLILGILTGCIVGIIYGEKATVLKPFGQVFLNFMFTAVVPLVFFSLSSSIAKMSNMKRLSKILKNTLTIFFITGIIASIFIIVVVTIIPPAAGVNIDMGAYDQGQQMNMLDQVVKAISVSDFNLILSRNAMLPLIIFAMVFGYCVSYVTKQRGESAATLVDVLDTCAEAFMKMINIIMLYAPIGLGAYFAALVGTYGSELIGAYTKAVVMFFPICITYFLIAFTGYSYYAGGVKGVKSFYKNILPAVVTSLATQSSIATLPTNLAGTKRMGVPEDISNIVLPLGATIHMDGTALTTLMKIAFLFGIFGMDFTGLGVWTTAIAISVMSGVVMSGIPGGGMMGSLIIVAFYGFNTEVIPIIVTIGMLTDAIATMINATGDAVVCMMVSKRVEGKDWMEASEEAEVVEISA, from the coding sequence ATGTCAGCAACGATTACAAAGCAATCTGTCTTTAAAACGTATAAGTCCGTAATATTATTGATTTTAGGTATCTTAACCGGTTGTATTGTCGGTATTATCTATGGAGAAAAAGCAACGGTATTAAAACCATTTGGTCAAGTCTTCTTAAACTTTATGTTTACCGCAGTTGTACCACTGGTATTCTTTAGCTTATCGAGCTCCATTGCAAAAATGTCCAATATGAAGAGACTCAGCAAGATTTTGAAAAATACGCTGACCATTTTCTTTATTACGGGAATTATTGCATCAATCTTCATTATCGTGGTTGTCACAATCATTCCACCAGCTGCAGGTGTCAACATTGATATGGGCGCTTATGATCAAGGTCAGCAAATGAACATGCTGGATCAAGTGGTGAAAGCGATCTCGGTTAGCGACTTTAATTTGATTCTTTCCAGAAACGCCATGCTTCCTTTGATCATCTTTGCTATGGTATTTGGATATTGTGTTTCTTACGTAACGAAGCAGCGTGGAGAGTCAGCAGCGACGTTGGTTGATGTTCTTGATACTTGTGCAGAAGCATTTATGAAGATGATCAACATCATCATGCTTTATGCGCCAATCGGTTTGGGCGCTTACTTTGCAGCTTTAGTTGGAACCTATGGTTCAGAATTAATCGGCGCATACACCAAAGCTGTTGTGATGTTCTTCCCAATCTGTATCACATATTTCCTAATTGCTTTTACAGGATACTCTTACTATGCAGGCGGCGTAAAAGGTGTGAAAAGCTTCTACAAAAATATTTTGCCAGCGGTAGTTACCTCACTTGCTACACAAAGTTCAATCGCAACTTTGCCTACGAACTTAGCTGGAACAAAAAGAATGGGTGTTCCTGAAGATATCTCCAATATCGTTCTTCCATTGGGCGCAACGATTCATATGGATGGTACGGCATTGACAACATTGATGAAAATTGCATTCCTATTCGGTATCTTTGGAATGGACTTTACAGGTCTTGGCGTTTGGACAACAGCCATCGCGATCTCGGTTATGAGTGGCGTGGTTATGAGTGGTATTCCAGGTGGTGGCATGATGGGTTCTTTGATTATTGTTGCTTTCTATGGTTTTAACACAGAAGTTATTCCAATAATCGTAACCATTGGTATGCTGACAGATGCCATCGCAACGATGATCAATGCAACAGGCGATGCAGTAGTATGTATGATGGTATCAAAACGAGTAGAAGGTAAGGACTGGATGGAAGCGAGCGAAGAAGCTGAAGTCGTAGAAATTAGCGCATAA
- a CDS encoding 2-ketoisovalerate ferredoxin oxidoreductase subunit alpha produces MIRERLSGNEAVATAMKQINPDVVAAFPITPSTEVPQYFSRFVANGQVDTEFVPVESEHSAISACVGSQSAGARTMTATSSCGLALMHEILYIASSSRLPITISVVNRALSGPININADHSDSMGARDAGWIQLYSENNQEAYDNLIQIVRINEHKDVLLPGMVCQDGFITSHAVENIELLEDEKVKAFVGEYEPDHFLLNPNETISIGPYDSSNFYIEHKRQQAEAVKNAKRVVMEVAKEYEKISGKSYGYFEEYKLDDADLALVIMGSAAGTAKETADRLRAKGIKAGVLKLRMYRPFPGQEIAQALSHVKAVAIMDRAESFSNMGGPVFAEVKAAMYDLETRPKMVDYIYGLGGRDVRVESITSVFADLQAIVETGETGDVYRYLDVRE; encoded by the coding sequence GTGATTAGAGAACGATTATCCGGCAATGAAGCCGTAGCAACTGCCATGAAGCAGATCAATCCAGACGTGGTTGCAGCCTTTCCCATTACCCCATCAACAGAAGTACCTCAGTACTTCTCTCGTTTTGTAGCCAATGGTCAAGTAGACACCGAGTTTGTACCGGTTGAATCCGAGCATTCGGCAATCTCTGCCTGTGTGGGTTCTCAATCTGCAGGTGCCAGAACCATGACAGCGACCTCTTCATGTGGCTTGGCCCTTATGCATGAGATCTTGTACATCGCATCGTCGTCAAGACTGCCTATTACAATCTCTGTGGTAAACCGTGCCTTGTCGGGACCCATCAACATCAATGCCGACCATTCCGATTCCATGGGTGCCAGAGACGCCGGTTGGATTCAACTTTACTCAGAAAACAATCAGGAGGCCTATGACAACCTGATTCAAATCGTTCGAATCAACGAGCACAAGGATGTATTGCTTCCAGGCATGGTATGCCAGGATGGTTTTATTACCTCTCATGCGGTTGAAAACATCGAACTCCTAGAAGATGAAAAGGTGAAGGCCTTTGTTGGGGAATATGAGCCAGACCATTTCTTGTTAAACCCCAATGAGACCATTTCCATTGGCCCTTACGATTCATCAAACTTCTACATCGAGCACAAGCGTCAGCAGGCGGAAGCCGTGAAAAATGCCAAGCGTGTAGTCATGGAAGTGGCCAAGGAATACGAAAAGATTTCAGGCAAAAGCTATGGCTACTTTGAAGAATACAAGCTGGATGATGCAGACCTTGCTCTTGTGATCATGGGTTCCGCTGCCGGTACGGCAAAAGAAACAGCGGATCGTTTAAGAGCAAAGGGAATCAAGGCGGGTGTTCTAAAACTTCGCATGTATCGTCCTTTCCCAGGCCAAGAGATTGCACAAGCCCTTTCTCATGTAAAAGCCGTTGCCATCATGGATCGAGCGGAAAGCTTCTCTAACATGGGTGGCCCGGTATTTGCAGAAGTGAAGGCGGCTATGTACGATTTGGAAACGCGACCAAAAATGGTGGATTACATTTATGGCCTAGGTGGACGAGACGTACGCGTAGAAAGCATCACAAGCGTCTTTGCAGATTTGCAAGCAATCGTTGAAACTGGTGAGACGGGTGACGTCTACCGATACTTGGATGTTCGGGAATAG
- the megL_2 gene encoding methionine gamma-lyase — translation MKFNTKAIHGGKIHEKQFGAHATPIYQTSTFVFESCKQGGDRFAGRDSGYKYTRLGNPNTTEISAKMAILDETDAGLYTSSGMSAISTALMGLMKAGDHFICSDCVYGGTYAVIDKVITNYGIDMDYVKINDEAALDAAFKENTKVVYIETPANPTLELIDIKKIAKIAHDKGAILIVDNTFMTPYLQKPMVLGADLVVYSVTKYINGAGDVVGGMITGKQEYVNRINNPHLLNLGGTGSPFDSWLVSRGIKTLGVRMERHCTNAMAVAEYLESHPKVKTVYYPGLKSFPQHELAKEQMDGFGGMISFELVGGFDDAQTLLDNLKIFGLAVSLGGVDSLIQHPASMTHAGIPEPERIKAGITNELVRVSVGIEDIEDLIEDLDKGFELI, via the coding sequence ATGAAATTCAATACGAAAGCCATTCATGGCGGAAAAATTCACGAAAAACAATTTGGCGCTCATGCGACACCGATTTATCAAACATCAACGTTTGTATTTGAGAGTTGCAAGCAGGGCGGAGATCGATTTGCTGGCAGAGACAGTGGCTATAAATACACAAGACTAGGCAATCCAAACACGACTGAAATTTCAGCAAAGATGGCAATCTTGGATGAAACTGATGCGGGTCTTTATACCAGTTCAGGCATGTCGGCCATTTCAACAGCCTTAATGGGATTGATGAAAGCAGGGGATCACTTCATCTGCTCGGATTGTGTCTATGGCGGCACCTACGCAGTGATCGACAAGGTCATTACCAACTACGGTATTGACATGGATTATGTAAAAATTAATGACGAAGCAGCCCTTGATGCGGCTTTTAAAGAAAATACCAAGGTTGTTTATATTGAAACACCAGCAAACCCGACCCTGGAATTGATTGATATTAAGAAGATTGCAAAGATTGCTCATGACAAGGGTGCCATCTTGATTGTGGACAATACCTTTATGACTCCGTATTTGCAAAAGCCGATGGTACTTGGCGCAGATCTTGTAGTTTACTCGGTAACCAAATACATTAATGGTGCCGGCGATGTTGTTGGCGGTATGATTACAGGCAAGCAAGAGTATGTTAATCGTATCAACAATCCACATCTTTTGAATCTGGGTGGAACGGGATCACCATTTGACTCATGGTTGGTATCTCGAGGCATTAAGACTTTGGGTGTGCGAATGGAACGACATTGCACCAATGCCATGGCTGTTGCTGAATATCTGGAAAGCCATCCCAAAGTGAAAACGGTCTATTATCCAGGACTTAAATCTTTCCCTCAGCACGAATTGGCCAAAGAGCAAATGGACGGCTTCGGTGGAATGATCTCTTTTGAGTTGGTTGGCGGATTTGATGACGCGCAAACCTTGTTGGATAATTTGAAGATTTTTGGTCTTGCTGTCAGCCTGGGCGGAGTTGATTCTTTGATTCAGCATCCAGCATCCATGACCCATGCAGGCATTCCAGAGCCAGAGCGGATTAAAGCAGGAATCACCAATGAATTGGTACGTGTTTCAGTGGGCATCGAAGATATTGAGGATTTAATTGAAGACTTGGACAAGGGATTTGAATTGATCTAA
- a CDS encoding pyridoxal phosphate-dependent aminotransferase, with product MYNLNQVIGRENTSSVKYEEMDKKFGSNDLIPYWVADMDIKCPDFMIESLVKRAEHGVFGYTKRMPEFYSAVTGWLANRHQIFVDTEDIEYGPGVVFLLNTMIRLHTKEDDKIIIQSPVYYPFKGIIEGNKRIVSDNPLVFRDGKYMMDFENLAELAKDPACTMMLLCSPHNPGGRVWTKDEITQLAEICLENGVRLVSDEIHFDLVYPGTKHFSAINLEEKHKDNTIVCTAPSKTFNIAGLHSAYCIIRNKEDMARYKSELGLMDLNRSNSFSREITQTVYEQGADYVDQLVAFLEGNMNYTYDFITEQIPGIRPYKMEATYLMWLDCKGLGVDSDRIDKLFAEDAKIALDSGYWFGENGRGYMRINIACSRELLETGLNRLKEAVERLG from the coding sequence ATGTATAATTTGAATCAAGTCATTGGGCGAGAGAATACAAGCTCCGTCAAATATGAAGAAATGGATAAAAAGTTTGGCAGCAATGATCTGATTCCCTATTGGGTAGCGGATATGGATATCAAATGCCCGGATTTTATGATTGAATCCTTGGTAAAACGCGCGGAGCACGGTGTGTTTGGCTATACCAAAAGAATGCCTGAGTTTTATTCGGCAGTTACAGGATGGTTGGCAAATCGGCATCAAATTTTTGTAGATACGGAAGATATCGAATATGGTCCAGGAGTTGTATTCCTTCTGAACACCATGATTCGCCTCCATACCAAAGAAGATGACAAGATCATCATTCAATCACCCGTTTACTATCCATTCAAAGGAATTATTGAAGGAAATAAGCGCATTGTATCAGACAACCCATTGGTATTTAGGGATGGAAAATACATGATGGATTTTGAAAATTTAGCTGAATTGGCTAAAGATCCAGCTTGTACCATGATGCTTCTTTGCAGCCCTCATAACCCGGGCGGTCGCGTTTGGACCAAGGATGAAATCACCCAGTTGGCAGAGATTTGCTTGGAAAATGGTGTGCGCTTGGTATCGGATGAGATTCACTTTGATCTGGTTTATCCAGGGACGAAACATTTTTCAGCCATTAATTTAGAGGAAAAACATAAAGATAATACCATTGTTTGTACGGCACCAAGCAAGACTTTTAACATCGCTGGTCTTCATTCTGCTTATTGTATTATTCGCAACAAGGAAGATATGGCAAGATATAAAAGTGAATTGGGTTTGATGGATTTAAATCGGTCGAATTCATTTAGTCGAGAGATCACACAAACGGTTTACGAGCAGGGCGCAGACTATGTGGACCAACTGGTCGCTTTCCTTGAAGGCAATATGAATTACACCTATGACTTTATCACTGAGCAGATTCCAGGAATTAGGCCCTATAAAATGGAAGCGACTTATTTGATGTGGTTAGATTGTAAAGGTTTGGGTGTGGATTCGGACCGTATTGATAAATTGTTCGCGGAAGATGCGAAAATCGCCTTGGACAGTGGCTATTGGTTTGGAGAAAATGGACGCGGATATATGAGAATTAACATCGCATGTTCAAGAGAATTGCTTGAAACGGGACTGAATCGGTTGAAGGAAGCCGTAGAACGTCTCGGTTAA
- a CDS encoding 4Fe-4S binding protein codes for MKKINQNVNWKDITPGGTTWEPGNAQEFITGDWRTERPVWDQEKCKQCLLCTPVCPDCSIPVEGKKRVEFDYDHCKGCGICAKVCPFGAISMVKEGK; via the coding sequence ATGAAAAAAATAAATCAAAACGTAAATTGGAAAGACATTACACCTGGCGGAACCACTTGGGAGCCGGGTAATGCCCAAGAATTTATTACAGGTGACTGGCGAACAGAGCGGCCCGTATGGGACCAGGAAAAATGCAAGCAGTGCCTTTTATGCACGCCGGTTTGCCCAGATTGCTCCATCCCTGTTGAGGGAAAGAAGCGAGTCGAATTTGACTACGATCATTGCAAGGGATGCGGCATCTGTGCCAAGGTATGTCCATTTGGTGCAATTAGCATGGTAAAGGAGGGGAAATAG
- the rocR_2 gene encoding arginine utilization regulatory protein RocR codes for MNLTRDSLFTDKLMEGILDDANDGINVVDENGILLYSNRMSAVYANTTTDKMLGKPITDFYSEAVLLTVLETKKAIRGQEIHYVDNKKYVVSSYPLIKDGVFVGAYSIFKDVRDIEELNRKITLLELHLALNTSEEDILDIIGNSGSLMTVLRKAKRTVGSLGGPRHSIITGESGTGKTMLANLIYNYAKQVGVIDQDAPFIEINCAQFTNPDIAAVEIFGSEAGAYTGSRQMKGLFEKANGGILFLDEAHALEQYQNILLKAVESGTIRRIGGTKEIKVDVIIIAASTKNLSQQLLPELYQRLAQYALHLPSLSERDSSEKVLLFEHFVRKYENAVKEIHDIHYQVSFTDEAKSLLLQAQYPRNIRQFRDVINFSIDAAAPLISDIQSEKNITTIVEAKHIPFESFEFKQTEPPAPLGKKHGLNKTAKEMIQNYHAKGLGPRKIATALKEKGYAIEYYQVAYYLKKQKK; via the coding sequence ATGAACCTAACCAGAGATAGCCTATTTACCGACAAATTAATGGAAGGAATTTTAGACGATGCAAATGACGGCATCAATGTCGTCGATGAAAATGGCATCCTCCTCTACTCCAATCGAATGTCTGCCGTTTATGCCAATACAACCACCGATAAAATGCTCGGGAAACCCATTACCGATTTCTATTCGGAAGCAGTTTTGCTTACCGTACTGGAAACAAAAAAAGCGATCCGAGGACAAGAAATCCATTATGTCGACAATAAAAAATATGTGGTCAGCTCCTATCCTCTGATCAAAGACGGTGTCTTTGTCGGTGCATATTCCATCTTCAAAGATGTTCGTGACATTGAGGAACTGAACCGAAAAATCACTTTATTGGAACTCCACCTGGCACTCAATACATCCGAAGAAGATATTCTAGATATTATTGGCAATAGCGGCAGTTTAATGACTGTCTTGCGAAAGGCCAAGCGCACCGTTGGATCCCTTGGCGGACCCAGACACTCCATTATTACCGGAGAATCTGGAACAGGAAAAACCATGCTGGCCAACCTCATTTACAACTATGCCAAGCAAGTGGGTGTAATCGACCAAGATGCTCCCTTTATTGAAATCAACTGTGCTCAGTTCACAAACCCAGATATCGCAGCCGTAGAAATTTTTGGCAGCGAGGCGGGCGCCTACACAGGGTCGCGCCAAATGAAGGGACTCTTTGAAAAAGCCAATGGCGGCATCCTTTTTCTCGATGAAGCCCATGCCTTGGAACAATACCAAAACATTTTACTGAAAGCCGTGGAATCCGGTACCATCCGCCGCATCGGCGGTACCAAGGAAATCAAGGTTGATGTTATTATTATTGCAGCATCCACCAAAAATCTTTCTCAACAATTGCTGCCGGAACTCTACCAACGTCTGGCCCAATACGCGCTTCATCTTCCATCATTAAGCGAAAGAGACTCATCAGAAAAAGTATTGCTTTTTGAACACTTTGTTCGAAAATATGAAAATGCCGTCAAGGAAATTCACGACATCCACTATCAGGTTTCCTTTACCGATGAAGCCAAAAGCCTGCTGCTTCAGGCTCAGTATCCACGAAATATTCGGCAGTTTCGTGATGTCATCAACTTCAGTATTGATGCAGCCGCACCCTTAATATCGGACATCCAATCAGAAAAAAATATTACCACCATTGTTGAAGCCAAGCATATTCCCTTCGAAAGTTTTGAATTCAAGCAAACCGAACCCCCTGCTCCTCTAGGAAAAAAGCACGGCTTAAACAAAACAGCCAAAGAGATGATCCAAAACTATCATGCAAAAGGATTGGGACCACGAAAGATTGCCACCGCTTTGAAGGAAAAAGGCTACGCGATTGAATATTACCAGGTCGCCTATTATCTAAAGAAGCAAAAGAAATAA